A region from the Bradyrhizobium erythrophlei genome encodes:
- a CDS encoding DUF882 domain-containing protein, translated as MGSFLLSGFARQFNALSLPRAGSHVGLACVLLLVGAGSVHDATALNETRTLSFHHTHSDEDLTVTFKRDGRYDEEALKQLNHYLRDWRSQDQTVMDRRLFDILWEVYRDVDGKKPIQIISAYRSPATNAMLRRRSSGVARFSQHMLGHAMDFYIPDVPLEQIRFAGLRLQRGGVGFYPTSGSPFVHLDTGNIRHWPRMTHDQLARVFPDGRTVHVPTDGKPLKGYELALADIEKRGGGGDASTVSKPSLFASLFRGKSNDEEDEGASAEIAEKPAGPIASAATARSADAVPVPRTKPPVGATFQLASADAQIIQSSKAKPAAPAQKAEAKPQTPADIINARGFWGDTPAAPKQATPAQVAAISARQALAAADPQPTASVSALQAMAYAPAASSSVDHSNIVAAGAPIPRSFRASASRNAAPATGIDTIVSKGSQGQGNLVATSTRLAAAGGNSIWMRVMMLAPSASSSMNATVLGDADMTVMRVYFVKPQAAIAMTFSDDPQMGMVTDRFSGSATAKLTTQSFVMQTASLR; from the coding sequence GTGGGCTCATTCTTGCTGTCTGGTTTCGCACGCCAATTCAACGCTCTGTCGCTGCCTAGGGCCGGATCTCATGTCGGCCTCGCTTGCGTTTTGCTCCTCGTGGGAGCCGGATCGGTTCATGACGCGACCGCGCTGAACGAAACCCGTACGCTGTCGTTCCATCACACCCATTCCGATGAAGACCTCACCGTCACCTTCAAGCGCGACGGGCGCTACGACGAAGAGGCGCTGAAGCAGCTCAACCACTATCTCCGCGACTGGCGCAGCCAGGACCAGACCGTGATGGATCGTCGTTTGTTCGACATCCTCTGGGAGGTCTACCGCGACGTCGACGGCAAAAAGCCGATCCAGATCATTTCCGCCTACCGCTCCCCCGCCACCAACGCCATGCTCCGCCGCCGTTCCTCGGGCGTTGCGCGCTTCAGCCAGCACATGCTCGGCCATGCCATGGATTTCTACATTCCGGACGTGCCGCTCGAGCAGATCCGTTTCGCCGGGCTGCGGCTGCAGCGGGGCGGCGTCGGCTTCTATCCGACATCGGGATCGCCCTTCGTTCATCTCGACACCGGCAACATCCGGCACTGGCCGCGCATGACGCACGACCAGTTGGCCCGCGTCTTCCCTGACGGCCGGACCGTGCACGTTCCGACCGACGGCAAGCCGCTCAAGGGCTATGAGCTAGCGCTTGCTGACATCGAGAAACGCGGTGGCGGCGGCGATGCTTCGACCGTGAGCAAGCCGAGCCTGTTCGCCTCCCTGTTCAGGGGCAAATCGAACGACGAGGAAGACGAGGGCGCAAGCGCCGAAATTGCCGAAAAGCCGGCAGGCCCGATCGCTTCAGCCGCCACCGCCAGGTCTGCGGACGCCGTGCCGGTGCCCCGCACCAAGCCGCCAGTCGGCGCGACCTTCCAGCTCGCTTCGGCTGACGCGCAGATCATTCAATCCTCCAAGGCCAAGCCGGCCGCGCCGGCGCAAAAGGCCGAGGCAAAGCCGCAGACCCCGGCTGACATCATCAATGCCCGCGGCTTCTGGGGCGATACCCCGGCAGCGCCGAAGCAGGCCACCCCGGCGCAGGTCGCCGCCATCAGTGCCCGGCAGGCGCTGGCCGCCGCCGATCCGCAACCGACCGCGAGCGTTTCCGCGCTGCAGGCGATGGCCTATGCGCCGGCGGCCTCCTCGTCGGTCGACCATTCCAACATCGTCGCGGCCGGCGCGCCGATCCCGCGCAGCTTCCGCGCGTCCGCCTCGCGCAATGCCGCGCCGGCCACCGGCATCGACACCATCGTCAGCAAGGGATCCCAGGGTCAGGGCAATCTGGTTGCGACCTCGACGCGGCTCGCCGCAGCCGGCGGCAACAGCATCTGGATGCGGGTAATGATGCTGGCGCCGAGCGCAAGCAGTTCGATGAACGCCACGGTGCTCGGCGACGCCGACATGACCGTGATGCGGGTTTACTTCGTCAAGCCGCAGGCCGCGATCGCCATGACCTTCTCGGACGATCCGCAGATGGGAATGGTCACCGACCGCTTCTCGGGATCGGCCACCGCGAAGCTCACGACGCAATCCTTCGTGATGCAGACCGCCTCGTTGCGCTGA
- a CDS encoding adenylate/guanylate cyclase domain-containing protein, which produces MDVPGPERRLAAVLAADMVGYSRLMEVDETGTLARLKTHRIELIDPAIAKNHGRIIKTTGDGMLVEFRSVADAVLCAAEVQRRMARRNMDVSPARWIQFRIGINLGDVIVEDNDIFGDGVNVAARLEMLAEPGGICVSGAVRDQVGQRLDDVAFEDLGDQSVKNIARPIRVFRVRLDPDPKAAPEGAKNAAAATPISKKPSIAVLPLVNMSGDPEQEFFADGLTEDIITELSRFHDLLVISRNSTFVYKGKAVKVQEVAREFGVEYVLEGSVRKAGGRIRVTVQLIDAETDRHIWAERYDRDLEDIFAIQDEMTRAIVATLPGRLEAATHDRAKRKPTDNMAAYECVLAAKVLHHRSTQKDNDEAQRLLDRALALDPNYGHAHAWKACVLGQTWVYGWCADRDAALQRVAAELETALALDDNDADVHRILAALNLTRDDHDKAAYHQERALALNSNYDLVVVQQGELLTWLGRPEEGIDWIKKAMRVNPYHPERFWSHLGRACYCAEKYAEAVEAFSRITRPDYTHHAFLAATFAQLGNTVATAAHAAEVLKSEPKFSVAAYLATQHYKHAADRQRHEAGLLKAGLPA; this is translated from the coding sequence ATGGACGTGCCCGGACCAGAGCGCAGGCTCGCAGCGGTCCTCGCCGCCGACATGGTCGGCTATAGTCGGCTGATGGAGGTCGACGAGACGGGGACACTCGCGCGTCTCAAGACCCATCGAATAGAGCTGATCGATCCGGCCATCGCGAAGAACCATGGCCGCATCATCAAGACCACCGGCGACGGCATGCTGGTCGAATTTCGCAGCGTCGCCGACGCTGTGCTGTGCGCTGCCGAGGTTCAGCGCCGGATGGCGCGACGCAACATGGACGTCTCGCCGGCGCGCTGGATACAGTTCCGCATTGGCATCAATCTCGGCGACGTAATCGTCGAGGACAACGACATCTTTGGCGACGGTGTCAACGTGGCGGCGCGCCTCGAAATGCTCGCCGAACCTGGCGGCATCTGTGTCTCGGGCGCGGTGCGCGATCAGGTCGGTCAACGACTCGATGACGTCGCGTTCGAGGATCTCGGCGACCAGAGCGTCAAGAACATCGCCCGTCCGATCCGCGTCTTCCGGGTTCGGCTCGACCCGGATCCAAAAGCCGCGCCGGAGGGCGCGAAGAACGCCGCGGCGGCAACGCCGATTTCCAAGAAGCCGTCCATCGCCGTATTGCCGCTCGTCAACATGAGCGGCGATCCGGAGCAGGAATTCTTCGCCGACGGTCTCACCGAGGACATCATTACGGAGCTGTCACGCTTCCACGATTTGCTCGTCATCTCGCGCAATTCGACCTTCGTGTACAAGGGAAAGGCGGTGAAGGTGCAGGAGGTCGCGCGCGAATTCGGCGTCGAATACGTCCTCGAGGGCAGCGTGCGAAAGGCCGGTGGTCGCATCCGTGTCACGGTGCAGTTGATCGATGCGGAAACCGATCGACACATTTGGGCCGAACGCTATGACCGCGACCTCGAGGATATCTTCGCCATCCAGGACGAGATGACCCGTGCGATCGTCGCGACGCTCCCCGGCCGCCTCGAGGCCGCTACCCACGACCGGGCGAAGCGCAAGCCGACCGACAACATGGCGGCCTATGAGTGCGTGCTGGCGGCCAAGGTGCTGCACCACCGCTCGACCCAGAAGGACAACGACGAGGCGCAGCGGCTGCTTGACCGCGCCCTCGCGCTCGACCCGAACTATGGTCATGCTCACGCCTGGAAGGCTTGCGTGCTGGGCCAGACGTGGGTCTATGGCTGGTGTGCGGATCGCGACGCCGCCCTGCAGCGGGTGGCAGCGGAGCTGGAGACCGCGCTGGCGCTCGATGACAATGACGCCGACGTGCATCGGATCCTCGCCGCCTTGAACCTGACGCGCGATGATCATGACAAGGCCGCGTATCATCAGGAGCGGGCGCTCGCGCTCAACTCCAATTACGATCTCGTTGTGGTGCAGCAGGGCGAGCTTCTAACCTGGCTCGGGCGGCCGGAGGAGGGCATCGACTGGATCAAGAAGGCGATGCGCGTCAACCCGTACCATCCGGAGCGCTTCTGGAGCCACCTCGGGCGCGCCTGCTATTGCGCCGAGAAATATGCCGAGGCCGTCGAAGCCTTCTCGCGGATCACGCGACCCGACTACACCCATCATGCCTTCCTCGCGGCCACGTTCGCGCAACTGGGCAACACGGTCGCGACCGCCGCGCACGCGGCTGAGGTTCTAAAGTCCGAGCCTAAATTCTCGGTGGCCGCTTACCTCGCCACCCAGCACTACAAGCACGCAGCCGACCGCCAGCGCCACGAGGCCGGCCTGCTCAAGGCAGGCTTGCCGGCCTGA
- a CDS encoding DUF2312 domain-containing protein encodes MATSAAAVKDEPATQFAKDQLKAIIERIERLEEEKKTISDDIRDVYAEAKGNGFDVKALRTIVRLRKQDANERAEAETILETYMQALGML; translated from the coding sequence ATGGCCACCTCTGCCGCCGCCGTCAAGGACGAGCCCGCGACCCAATTCGCCAAAGACCAGCTCAAGGCCATCATCGAGCGCATCGAACGGCTTGAAGAAGAAAAGAAGACGATCTCCGACGACATCCGCGACGTCTATGCCGAAGCCAAGGGCAACGGCTTCGACGTCAAGGCGCTGCGTACCATCGTCCGCCTGCGCAAGCAGGACGCCAACGAGCGGGCCGAGGCGGAAACCATCCTGGAAACCTACATGCAGGCGCTGGGAATGCTGTGA
- a CDS encoding DUF1244 domain-containing protein, translated as MAIDDKTRTELEAAVFRRLVEHLRSRTDVQNIDLMNLAGFCRNCLSNWLKEAADAKGADLSKDESREAVYGMPYETWKQTYQGTASAEQLAAMKKAQNGH; from the coding sequence ATGGCGATTGACGACAAAACCAGAACGGAACTTGAGGCGGCCGTGTTCCGGCGCCTGGTCGAACATCTGCGCTCCCGCACCGATGTCCAGAACATCGACCTGATGAATCTGGCGGGCTTCTGTCGCAACTGCCTGTCCAACTGGCTCAAGGAAGCCGCCGATGCCAAAGGCGCCGACCTCTCCAAGGACGAGAGTCGCGAGGCCGTCTACGGCATGCCCTACGAGACCTGGAAGCAGACCTATCAGGGCACCGCCAGCGCCGAGCAACTGGCGGCGATGAAGAAGGCGCAGAACGGGCATTGA
- a CDS encoding DUF1036 domain-containing protein produces MIPTNSHRPNRFALRLTAGLLPALALVFLCLGNNPAAADFRLCNNTSSRVGIALGYKDAEGWTTEGWWNVSSRACETLLKGTLVARYYYVYALDYDRGGEWSGQAFMCSRDKEFTIKGTDNCLARGFDRTGFFEVDTGEQRAWTVQLTESNETQPAQRVPGIPGTVGPGGPGNLPGITNAPTGTAPGASGLPPAATPGPKP; encoded by the coding sequence ATGATCCCGACGAATTCCCATCGCCCCAACCGATTCGCCCTACGCTTGACCGCCGGTTTGCTGCCGGCGCTGGCGCTGGTTTTCCTGTGCCTGGGGAACAATCCCGCGGCAGCCGACTTTCGCCTCTGCAACAACACCTCGAGCCGGGTCGGGATTGCGCTCGGCTACAAGGATGCCGAGGGCTGGACCACCGAGGGCTGGTGGAACGTATCCTCGCGGGCGTGTGAGACCCTGCTGAAAGGCACACTGGTCGCGCGCTATTATTATGTCTATGCGCTCGATTACGACCGTGGCGGCGAATGGTCGGGACAGGCCTTCATGTGCTCGCGCGACAAGGAATTCACCATCAAGGGCACCGACAATTGCCTGGCGCGCGGCTTCGATCGCACCGGCTTCTTCGAAGTCGATACCGGCGAGCAGCGCGCCTGGACCGTCCAACTGACCGAATCCAACGAAACCCAGCCCGCGCAGCGGGTGCCGGGCATTCCGGGAACGGTCGGCCCCGGTGGCCCCGGAAATCTTCCGGGCATCACCAATGCGCCGACCGGAACGGCTCCGGGCGCGTCTGGCCTGCCACCAGCCGCAACGCCCGGACCCAAACCATGA
- the pyk gene encoding pyruvate kinase: MRRLRRIKILATLGPASSDSAMIRRLFEAGADVFRINMSHTSHDKMRELVKTIRNVESSYGRPIGILVDLQGPKLRLGSFAEGSIQLHNGESFVLDSDKTPGDNTRVQLPHPEILAALRPGHALLLDDGKVRLIAEETSPERAVTRVVIGGRMSDRKGVSLPDTDLPVSAMTPKDRADLEAAVVTGVDWIALSFVQRAEDVIEAKKLIRGRAAVMAKIEKPQAIDRLPEIIEASDALMVARGDLGVELPLERVPSLQKQMTRMARRAGKPVVVATQMLESMIQAPVPTRAEVSDVATAVYEGADAIMLSAESAAGKFPVEAVSTMNRIGEEVERDPTYRGVLNAQRAEPEPTVGDAIADAARQIAETLDLSAIICWTSSGSTALRVARERPKPPVVAITPNLTTGRKLSVVWGVHCVVAEDAHDQDDMVSRAASIAFRDGFARAGQRVIIVAGVPLGIPGTTNMVRIASVGSDRDADM, translated from the coding sequence ATGAGACGCCTGCGCCGCATCAAGATCCTGGCGACCCTCGGTCCTGCTTCCTCCGACAGCGCGATGATCCGCCGCCTGTTCGAGGCCGGCGCCGATGTGTTCCGCATCAATATGAGCCACACCTCGCACGACAAGATGCGCGAGCTGGTCAAGACCATCCGCAATGTCGAGAGCAGCTATGGCCGGCCGATCGGTATTCTGGTCGACCTGCAAGGGCCCAAATTGCGGCTGGGCTCGTTCGCCGAAGGCTCGATCCAGCTCCACAACGGCGAGAGCTTTGTGCTGGATTCCGACAAGACGCCCGGCGACAACACCCGCGTCCAGCTTCCGCACCCGGAGATCCTGGCCGCGCTGCGGCCCGGTCATGCACTGCTGCTCGATGACGGCAAGGTGCGGCTGATCGCCGAGGAAACCTCGCCCGAGCGCGCCGTTACCCGCGTCGTGATCGGCGGCAGGATGTCGGACCGCAAGGGTGTCAGCCTGCCCGACACCGATTTGCCAGTATCGGCGATGACGCCGAAGGACCGCGCCGACCTCGAAGCCGCCGTGGTGACCGGTGTCGACTGGATCGCACTGTCTTTCGTGCAGCGCGCCGAAGATGTCATCGAGGCCAAGAAGCTGATCCGTGGCCGCGCCGCCGTGATGGCCAAGATCGAGAAGCCGCAGGCGATCGACCGGCTGCCTGAAATCATCGAGGCCTCCGACGCGCTGATGGTGGCGCGCGGTGATCTCGGCGTCGAATTGCCGCTGGAGCGGGTGCCAAGCCTGCAGAAGCAGATGACAAGGATGGCGCGGCGCGCCGGCAAGCCGGTGGTGGTCGCCACCCAAATGCTGGAATCGATGATCCAGGCACCGGTGCCGACGCGCGCCGAAGTCTCCGACGTCGCGACCGCGGTCTATGAAGGCGCCGACGCCATCATGCTGTCGGCGGAATCGGCGGCCGGCAAATTCCCGGTCGAGGCGGTCTCGACCATGAACCGCATCGGCGAGGAAGTGGAGCGCGACCCGACCTATCGCGGCGTGCTCAACGCGCAGCGGGCCGAACCGGAGCCGACCGTCGGCGACGCCATCGCGGATGCCGCGCGGCAGATCGCCGAGACGCTCGACCTGTCGGCGATCATTTGCTGGACCAGTTCGGGATCGACCGCGCTGCGGGTCGCGCGCGAACGGCCGAAGCCGCCGGTGGTCGCCATCACGCCGAATCTCACCACCGGACGCAAGCTCTCAGTCGTCTGGGGCGTGCATTGCGTGGTCGCCGAAGACGCCCATGACCAGGACGACATGGTCAGCCGCGCCGCCAGCATCGCATTCCGCGACGGTTTTGCGCGCGCCGGCCAGCGCGTCATCATCGTCGCCGGCGTGCCGCTCGGCATCCCCGGCACCACCAACATGGTGCGCATCGCCTCCGTCGGCTCCGACCGCGACGCGGATATGTGA
- a CDS encoding OsmC family protein, translated as MTTTSGSAKWQGGIKDGKGAISTKSGALKDYPYGFASRFEGKPGSNPEELIGAAHAACFTMALSLILGEAKLTAEQMETKADVTLEKVGEGFAITSVHLALSAKIPGADNAKFQELAGMAKAGCPVSKLLNTKITLDATLL; from the coding sequence ATGACGACGACATCGGGATCGGCCAAGTGGCAGGGCGGCATCAAGGACGGCAAGGGCGCCATCTCGACCAAGAGTGGCGCGCTGAAGGACTATCCCTACGGCTTCGCCAGCCGCTTCGAGGGCAAGCCGGGCTCGAATCCCGAAGAGCTGATCGGCGCCGCGCACGCCGCCTGCTTCACCATGGCGCTGTCGCTGATATTGGGCGAAGCCAAGCTCACCGCCGAACAAATGGAGACCAAGGCCGACGTCACCCTGGAGAAGGTGGGCGAAGGCTTTGCCATCACCTCCGTGCATCTCGCGCTGAGCGCAAAGATTCCCGGCGCCGACAACGCGAAATTCCAGGAGTTGGCCGGCATGGCCAAGGCCGGCTGCCCGGTATCGAAGCTGCTGAACACCAAGATCACGCTGGACGCGACGCTGCTCTGA
- a CDS encoding TetR/AcrR family transcriptional regulator, whose amino-acid sequence MVYRRTHQVVKRLAARRSAILAAARDAAAEGGMAAVQIAPVAVRANVAAGTVYRYFPSKADLISELIADVSRDELAAIRRAADAAPGPSSALAAAVTTVAVHVLSQRKLAWGILAEPVDVDVTASRLASRREIAGEIAARIDAAVRAGHLPAQDTALAATALLGALHESLVGPLAPDNLDDQGRLRDAVQTVTLLALRAVGVMDARARGLVVQAVLPAKTLVGA is encoded by the coding sequence ATGGTCTATCGACGGACCCACCAAGTTGTAAAACGCCTCGCGGCACGGCGCAGCGCCATTCTGGCGGCGGCACGGGATGCGGCTGCCGAAGGCGGCATGGCCGCGGTGCAGATCGCCCCCGTCGCGGTCCGCGCCAACGTCGCCGCCGGCACCGTGTATCGCTATTTCCCCTCGAAAGCCGACCTTATCTCGGAACTGATCGCAGACGTCTCGCGCGATGAACTCGCCGCGATCCGCCGCGCCGCCGATGCCGCGCCCGGGCCGTCCTCCGCGCTGGCCGCCGCCGTCACCACGGTTGCGGTGCATGTGCTGTCGCAGCGCAAGCTCGCCTGGGGTATCCTGGCCGAGCCGGTCGATGTCGACGTCACCGCGTCGCGGCTGGCGAGCCGCCGCGAGATCGCCGGCGAGATTGCAGCCCGCATCGATGCCGCGGTCCGCGCCGGGCATCTGCCCGCGCAGGACACGGCGCTCGCCGCCACCGCGCTGCTCGGCGCGCTGCACGAATCGCTGGTCGGGCCGCTGGCGCCGGACAATCTGGACGACCAGGGGAGGCTGCGTGACGCCGTGCAGACCGTGACGCTGCTGGCGCTGCGCGCCGTCGGCGTCATGGACGCGCGCGCCCGCGGCCTCGTGGTGCAGGCGGTGTTGCCGGCAAAGACGCTGGTGGGCGCGTAG